CACCTCGTAAGCTGGGTCAATGGTGCGCCCGGAGACTTTGGTCATCGCGGTGCCGAACGGCTGAAAATCATTACGTTTCGCCTGGTCGACCAGAATGTTGCGGTCCGCGAGGAAGAGAATGCGTTTTTTGTTTTTCGCTTTCCACAATCGCCAGATTATCTGGAACGCCGTGTAGGTTTTTCCTGTCCCTGTCGCCATGACCAGCAGAATACGGTTTTTACCTGCCGATACGGCATCCACCGTCCGGTTGATCGCCTGCATCTGATAATAACGGGGGGATTTCCCACTGCCGTCGTCGTAATAATCCTGACTGATTACGGGCAACTGCTGCTGAGTGAACCCTTTCCAGACACAATATTTTTGCCAGAGTTGTTCTGGTGTTGGGAAATCACTGAGCGCAATTTCGGATTCGAGCTGCTGCGGATTCGTTTTATCGTGGAAAACAAACCCATCGCCATTAGAAGCAAACACAAAGGGCACATCAAGCAGACTGGCGTAGTCCAACCCTTGCTGCATCCCTTTGCTGATGGCGTGCTTGTTAGCTTTGGCTTCGATGACTGCCAGCGGCAAGTTCGGCTTGTGGTACAGTACGATATCGGCAGATTTGACTTTGACACGTGAGGCTAGTTTTCCACGAACCACAATCTTGCCATCACGCAGTTTCACTTCCTGACGAATCTGAGCAAAATCATCCCAGCCTGCATCCTTAACCGCAGGAAGGATAAATTTGCTGATGATATCCGTTTCAGTCAGGTGCGTTTTGTTCACGCCAGCCATAGCAGGTCACTCCACGATATTGGGTTAACTCTGATTTTACACAGATTAGTGCATCAGGTAATGGCCTGAAACCTTATTGCTGTCACTCTTCTCGACAAAATAAGACCAGCTCAGTGCAACAATCACTGAGCCGGCAACGTTTATGCTATTGAACTCGCCAGCCACTAAAGTAATGGCCGATCGCGGAAGGATGGTCGAGAGGAGCGGTGGCGGCGATATAGCCATCTGGCCGAACTAACAGGTACTGATCGGAATAGGGGCTACTTCCCGCTTCAATGTGCAGGACATTGACGATATCAGGCAGTGATGCAGGAACATCTGCCGTACCAATGATGAGCAAACTGTAATGGTGATAATTTAGCTGTGAGTAAATGCGGTTTGGCTGACCAGATTGAGAATCACACCACATAAAATCATGCAGCCTGTCGCCAACACTTCCACCTGTTCCATAGCGAACGCCCATTCCCGTGATGTAACCCGCACGTTTTTCGACAATCTTGACGTAGTCATCGGCATGGGTGCCGGTATCTGAGGTTTTGGTTGAACGCACGAGTTCCGCTGACGTTTTTACCACTTCCAGCGCGACCGCTTTTCGCTCTGTTTCGTAAGTCTGTAATAACGTTTGGGGCGCATGATGATGGGTAATCATCGCGATTTTCCAGATGAGGTTAAAGGCATCAGCCAACCCGGTATTTAACCCTTGCCCACCATTTACCGAGTGAATGTGGCTCGCATCACCAGCGATAAATATTTTATTTTCAAGGTTATAGTGTTCTGCTACAGACTCTTTAACCGAGAATTGTGAATACCACTCAATAGACTTGAAGCGCAGACGGTGTGGTTGCAGAGCATGGTTAATTTTATCTATCGCCTGCTGTTGCGTGAAATCCTCACTTTCCATCTGGATATAGAAACGATCAATCTTACCTTCACGTGGTATCCAGGCGACATCGGCGGTTTCTGCCTGGAAAACAATAATTTCCGGAACTTTGGGAAAATCAGTGTCTATTTCGCCATCAATCACTGCCCAGGTAATCTGTGGTCGAGTAATCTCAAACGGGATAGCGAAGTGTTGGCGCACAAACGATCGTGACCCATCGGCGCCAATCACGTACCGGGAGCGAACTACCTCACCGCTGGAAAGCGTGGTGAGGCAGCCGTCTTCCTCTAACACAATATCTTGCACGGCGGTATTGCGGCGCACGTCTTTGTTTAATTCGGTGAGCTTAGTATCGAGCACTTGTTCTACATAAGCCTGACCAATCATTAAGAAATGTTTGTGAAAACAGCCTTGTAGAGCCTCCCACCAGGTAGACTGGCGTGAAATAAACTTGCCTTTTGACCAGACAGAGCTGGTATTGCAGGTTTTACCCAAGGGGTAAAGATCATCGAATAAACCTATAATTTCAAGCAGTTGCAAGCTGCGGGCGTTTAGCGCATCAGCACGGCCGACCGTTAACGGCCCTTGCGATTTGTCGATAATGACGGTGCTTAAACCGGACAGATGGGCAAGATAAGCACAGGCCAAACCGACCGGCCCCGCGCCGATAATCATGAGATCAACATGCTGTGGTTTCATGACGGTTGCACCAAATGTGGGTTATTCAATGGCTGTTTAGCATGGATATGCACCCGGCGGAGATGGCGACCACTTTGGCTCGAATAAGATTCTCGGCCGTGTAATAACGAGTAGTTATCTGCAATCGCAATATCTCCGCTTTGCCACTGGTGGGCATAATAAACCCGTGGATCATATAAGGCGTCTTGCAAGCTGCTGAGTAGGTGTTCTTGCT
The genomic region above belongs to Pectobacterium colocasium and contains:
- a CDS encoding FAD-binding protein — translated: MKPQHVDLMIIGAGPVGLACAYLAHLSGLSTVIIDKSQGPLTVGRADALNARSLQLLEIIGLFDDLYPLGKTCNTSSVWSKGKFISRQSTWWEALQGCFHKHFLMIGQAYVEQVLDTKLTELNKDVRRNTAVQDIVLEEDGCLTTLSSGEVVRSRYVIGADGSRSFVRQHFAIPFEITRPQITWAVIDGEIDTDFPKVPEIIVFQAETADVAWIPREGKIDRFYIQMESEDFTQQQAIDKINHALQPHRLRFKSIEWYSQFSVKESVAEHYNLENKIFIAGDASHIHSVNGGQGLNTGLADAFNLIWKIAMITHHHAPQTLLQTYETERKAVALEVVKTSAELVRSTKTSDTGTHADDYVKIVEKRAGYITGMGVRYGTGGSVGDRLHDFMWCDSQSGQPNRIYSQLNYHHYSLLIIGTADVPASLPDIVNVLHIEAGSSPYSDQYLLVRPDGYIAATAPLDHPSAIGHYFSGWRVQ